A single window of Ignavibacteriales bacterium DNA harbors:
- the kbl gene encoding glycine C-acetyltransferase, whose protein sequence is MAVHERVRTHYQGILEEIRKANLYKEERFIHSPQGADIFVEYPAHSKLKEVLNFCANNYLGLSSHPALIEAAKNALYERGFGMSSVRFICGTQDSHKMLERKIAEFVGMEDAILYSSCFDANGGVFEALLGEEDALISDELNHASIIDGIRLCKAERRRYKHADMADLEQQLKETGARRFRMIVTDGVFSMDGDVAKLDQITILAEKYDALLLVDDSHATGFVGKTGRGTHEHHGVMGKVDIITTTFGKALGGAAGGCVAGPRMFIDLLRQRSRPYLFSNTLSPVVVGATIKAIDLLSESTALRDKLDENARYFRLKIREAGFKIKDGFHPIVPIMIGDAGLVQTMARELYAEGIYVVGFFYPVVAKGTARIRVQLSAAHEKDHIDKAIKAFTKVGKNLGVIT, encoded by the coding sequence ATGGCAGTGCACGAACGAGTACGAACTCATTACCAGGGCATCCTTGAAGAGATCAGGAAGGCAAATCTCTATAAGGAGGAACGTTTCATTCATTCGCCGCAGGGGGCGGATATTTTTGTCGAATACCCCGCGCATTCGAAGCTCAAGGAGGTTCTGAACTTCTGTGCGAACAACTATCTCGGGCTTTCGAGTCACCCTGCGTTGATTGAGGCTGCGAAGAATGCCCTGTATGAAAGGGGATTCGGAATGTCCTCTGTCCGGTTTATCTGTGGGACGCAGGACAGCCACAAGATGCTGGAACGGAAAATCGCCGAGTTTGTGGGCATGGAAGACGCCATCCTCTACTCATCGTGCTTTGATGCCAACGGCGGTGTCTTCGAGGCGTTGCTTGGAGAAGAAGACGCTCTGATTTCCGATGAACTGAATCATGCTTCAATTATCGATGGGATCCGGCTCTGCAAGGCAGAGCGGCGCCGTTACAAGCATGCTGACATGGCCGATCTTGAGCAACAACTAAAGGAGACTGGGGCCAGGCGTTTCCGCATGATTGTCACAGATGGGGTGTTCTCCATGGACGGTGATGTGGCGAAGCTCGACCAGATCACGATCCTCGCCGAGAAGTACGATGCTCTCCTGCTGGTTGACGATTCCCACGCCACCGGGTTTGTCGGGAAGACCGGAAGAGGGACGCATGAACATCATGGAGTAATGGGAAAGGTCGATATTATCACGACGACATTTGGGAAGGCACTGGGGGGTGCTGCAGGCGGCTGTGTGGCCGGACCCAGAATGTTCATCGATCTTCTCCGCCAGCGGTCTCGGCCCTATCTATTTTCGAATACGCTGAGTCCGGTTGTCGTCGGTGCCACGATCAAGGCCATTGATTTGCTCAGCGAATCGACTGCGCTCCGGGATAAGCTCGATGAAAATGCCCGCTATTTCAGACTGAAGATTCGTGAAGCAGGATTCAAGATCAAGGATGGTTTCCATCCGATCGTACCGATCATGATCGGCGATGCCGGGCTTGTCCAGACGATGGCGCGCGAATTGTATGCCGAAGGGATCTACGTCGTCGGCTTCTTTTACCCGGTCGTGGCGAAGGGGACAGCGAGGATCCGGGTTCAGCTTTCCGCTGCACATGAGAAGGATCACATCGACAAGGCGATTAAGGCTTTTACGAAAGTCGGCAAGAATCTTGGTGTGATTACATAG